The DNA sequence AGGCCCATCGCCTCACTGAGGTCGGCTTCTACCAGGCCGAGCATCTGGTACGGTTCATGTACCTTCACCGGCCGCTTCTCCAGACCGTAGAAGTCGCGCAACGCCGCCACGCACGATACGTGGACCCCTGTGACCGAGCTGCCGCCGAAGTCGATGGGAATGCGGTCCGGCTGCTTGTGCGCCAGGGTGTCCTGCAGCCTTTGGCGGCTGGGAGTGGGTGCCATTCTACGGTTCCTTCCTTGCGGCTGGCTTATTCATACTTCAGGATCAATCTATCTGAATGCAACAAATCAGTCAACGAACCGCATAATGGGACCTATGAAAAGGCGAACGTTCCTCGCGGCGGCTACCGCCGGCCTGCTGCCCGCCGCGGCCAAACCCAGTCCGAACATCGTGCTGATTCTTGCCGACGATCTCGGCTGGAGCGACATCGGCTGTTACGGCAACCGGGACATCGCCACGCCCAATCTCGACCGCCTGGCCGCTCAGGGTGCACGGTTCACCCAGGCTTATGCAGCGTGCCCGGTATGTTCGCCCACGCGAGGCAGCATCATGACGGGCCGCTATCCCGTGCGCACAGGCGTCACCGACTGGATCCCCGGCCGCCAGTCCGATCCCAAAGGCCCCATCGTCACGCCCCACACCGCCGATCAACTGAAGCTGGAAGACCGTACCATCGCCGAGTGTCTGAAGCCCGCCGGCTACCGCAACGCCAGCGTCGGTAAATGGCACCTGGGTGGCGATGGGTTCTTGCCCACTGACCAGGGCTTCGATCTCAACATCGGTGGCAATCATCGGGGCAGTCCGCCGCCATCCGGCAAGCTGGGTTCGAGCTACTTCGGTCCTTTTGATCTGCCGAATCTGAAAGCCGGCCCGGGCGAGTTCATCACCGAGAAACTATCGGAGGCCGCGAGCTCATTCATAGCCCAGAACCGCGCCAATCCCTATTTCCTCTACCTGGCCCACTACACAGTGCACATCCCGCTACAGGCCCACCAGGAGGACATCGCCCGTCATCGGGCACGCGCGAACGGCCGCTACAACCCCATCTACGCCGCCATGCGCGAGAGCATGGACCAGAGCGTCGGCCGCGTGATGGAGGCCGTCGAGAAGAGTGGAGCCGCGGACAATACGCTGCTGATGTTCTTCTCCGACAACGGCGGGCTGCGCTACGAAGGCAAGAGCCCGTCCGCGGTGACCGACAATGCGCCTCTGCGGGCAGGGAAGGGGCATCTGTACGAAGGGGGCATTCGCGAACCACTGATCGTCCGCTATCCCGGTGTCGCGAAGCCGGGTACTGTGATCGACGCGCCGGTATGCAGCGTCGATTTCCTGCCAACCTTTGCCGAGATGGCCGGACAGCAACCGGGCGACGTCGATGGCGTCAGCCTCCTGCCGCTCCTGCGCGGCGGCCGGCTGAAGCCGCGGCCGTTGTTCTGGCACTATCCGCACTACTCCAACCAGGGCGGGGCGCCCGGCAGTGCAATCAGGGAAGGGAACTGGAAGCTCATTGAGTTCCACGCCGACAGCCGCCGCGAACTGTTCAACCTGGCCGACGATCCCGGGGAGCACCGGAACCTGATCCGCCGGCAGCCGAAGATCGCCGGCCAGCTCTATGCGAAGCTCGACGCCTGGCGCAAAGCGAGCGGCGCGATCATGCCCACCAGGAATCCCAATGCCGATCCGGCGTGGCCGGGTTTCCAATTGACGGGCGAGGAGAAGCCGACTCCGCCGGAGTAACCGGCAGCGCCAAAGCGTGGCACCGGGAAATGTAGCGGTGTCGTTCTTCCAAAAGGTGACCAATTTGACGGACAACTCTCCATGCGGGGATGTGGCTCGCTGAACTCCGGCCGGACCGTCGCCAATCCGGAGGCCGGCCCCGAACGGCGTTCGAGGAGCTCTCCCCAGATTAGGAACGACAAGTCCAAGTCGGCTTGTGCCCGCTCAACTGCCGAGTGGCGCATGATCCGACCGCAGAGTGTAGGCAGATCGCGAAAAGGGCCCGAGGACACCTCCGCCCAGAAGGGACTTGCCTTCGTCGAACCGCCTGGCGCTACCTCACGCGACTTCACGTTCTCGGCGCCGGTCAAGCGAAAGGCTTGGCCGGATGCTTACTAGCTTTCCTGCGCTGCTGCTGCTTGTCCGACCCCCATAGGCACGCCGAGTGATTTCCTCTTGAGGCAACTAGGAAAACTTCTCGGAATGACTTGTGGACGGCGAGGCCCTCGACCTCTTGAATCGCGGTTTTCCATTCATCTTCGAAAATAAGACCGTCCGTCTCGCAATTAATTATCAACACGGTATTGGGTGGGTATTCTTTCTTCGCTTTTGCGGTCAGCCTTTCGACTATCTGTAACGCGAGATCGCTGATATGTTCCCGGCCATGGTATACGTGCGGCTTCGATACTGACGTGCGCGTCGCCTTGTCAATCTGTACACCCTTTGGGCCAAATGATCCGCCAGTTTCATGAAGCTGTTTTCTGGCGATATGCGCAAATTGATGCGTTGATGTCGTCACCTCGATCGTTATCTTCCGCGGCATTCCTCCCTTGTTAACCATGGGCAGGGGTGTCCAGATGACCGCGTCATACGGCTGAGAGCCACTGAGCCAGCGTACTTTCATCCGGTTGCCGACGCGATACCGCGCCTGGATGTACTGCGCGATGGGGATCAGCTCTTCAAGAAGCCTCTTCTCCCGTTTGCTTGAAAGCAGCCTGATTTTGCCAGGTCCATCGGGCTCAGATCGAATCTGGTCGAAGAGGTCATAGACTTTCGTGCAGAAGCGGAGGCCATCAAGCAACTTGTCGTCCAGTGCAGACAAGTCCAGCGGTGCGTGCGTTCCCATGCCTCCATTATCTTTCGGGTGCTTCCGACTGGCGGGCTTTCGGGGGCTTGGGCTCGATCCCGATGTTGTCGTTCGCCGCAGAAACGATCCGCTGCGTGCAGCCAAGATAACGCTCGGTCGTCTGGACCGACATGTGGCCTAGGAGGAACTGGATCTGTTCCAGTTCGCCGCCGTTGGCGCGGCGAAGGTCATGTGGCGCGAGGTTGCTGACGCCGACCTGTGTGGCGAACTCCTTCACGACGTGCCAAGCTAGCTTCTCGGCCATGCCCCCACCCCCCAGCCTTACCAGCGCTACTGACACGTCGGAATGCCTTCCCTGTCGTAACGCAGGCGGCATCCATCCACGCACTGAGTTCGCCATAGACCTATTCCGGAACTGGGACGGTCTGCGGGCATACCGGGGCCACGGGGGGGGGGGCGGCGCTATGTATGCGAGTGGAACCGCAGGCTTGGGTGGGTGGGGTTCACGGGCGCCAAGGCGACTTGGGGGCTGTAGTCCGGAATTACTTCCAGATTGCCGGCGGCGCTTCCGGGAGTCGACCAGCCACTTCAGAGGGGCGTTTCCAATCCAGTTGCTGCTGAGTAGCCAAGCCTTTGAGAGACGCTTGATGCGCTCACCATCTCGGCTGCCGGAGTGCAGACTGCTTCGATGGATGGGCGACTACACGGACAGATGGACTGCGCCCAGGAAGGCGATCATTCCGAAACTACCGGGACGTAAGGGCCTTTGTCATTCCGGACTCCCTTCTCCGAGTTGCGCGCTATCCATCGGGAGCACCCATCGGTGTGGTCTTGCACGAGGCCACTCCGCCTGGCACCCTCGTTAATAGGAACCTCTCCGCCACGAACACGATAGGGCTCCACGCTACCGAGAGAACCCTGCGCGACTACTCGAGACGAATTCTCGTCAGGACGTTTTTGGCCGTCCGTCAAGGACTCATCCTGGCAGGAGACGAGCGGAAGGAAGCTCCCTCTCTAGCCGAACTTTCTCGAGTGAGCTTTGCGGACAATTGAGCGAATATGTGCTAAACAGAGAGTGCCGGGTAGTGGAACGGTACATGCTGGCCGACTGCGAGCACGGAGCAAGGGGATGAACTATTGGTGGGTGAATCAAACCGACAATTGGCAGGATGAGTTCAGAAACGGCTATCTTTATGCAGGGGAGAGTTCCCATGCCTATCGGAAAAGTATACTGGATGTTCGCAAGGATGATCTAGTCATCTGCACCCACGGCACGGGCAAAAAACGAAGGATCTACGCGATAGGCATTATTGCCGCCGATCCTTCGGGAAAGATTGTTCCGAGACGCGAGACACGGGCAGTACAAAGTATCAAAAAGCCGGCATGGCCCAAAGGGTGGGAGGTTCCCATCGATTACGATGAACTTGAGCACTCGGCTCCGTGGGCGCCCATCCGGCACCGATTGCAGGGCAAGTTTGTCGCGAAGCATTTCACGGACAAGTCAGCCGGTGTTCAGGGATACCTGTTTCCTGTTCCACCTGAGACTGCAGGAGAAATTCTGCGGTTAGTGAGCCGGGAGCAACCACCGGAAGCCAGGTTTGCAACAGCGGAGGCAATTTCGCCCACAGTGTTTGCCACTACCATGGCAGCCGAGGTTATGGTTCGGGTCGGCCACAGAAAGTGGTCTGCCGATGTGAAGGCTATGTGGGGCGAGCGCTGCTGCGCAACCGGATTCAATGTGAAACCGCTCCTTCGCGCGTCACACATCGTCTCGTGGAGCGAGGACGAGTACAGCCGACTTGACCGGTACAACGGACTATGTCTGAGCCCCGCCTATGACGCGGCGTTTGACGCGCATTTGATTACGTTTAAGGATGATGGCCGCATCCTGCTAGCCGACAACTTCAGCGCGGAATCGGCTCGTCAGATCGGCATTGATTCAGCCACGAAGATCGAGGGGCTATTGTCCGGCCACCTAAAATATCTTGAACGGCACCGCTCGACTTTCAGGTCGAAGTATTTGAAGCCGTAGACGCGGGTGACCGGATAGAAGCTAGAGTACCCCAGCAAAACAAGGGGATTGTGGAGTCTCTTTCCGACTGGTGCGCGATCTGGCCGGAGATTGCACTCTGACGGTTACCGGCAGTCTCCAAGACGAGCGGTGCACATGTTGGAACCTTGCGGCTACCGATGCGCTACGCTTAATCAGTCATCTTCAATGCGCTGCCTTTTCTGCAAAGTGGACGCTTCGGCCAGTACGTCCGAGGAGCACATCATTCCAGAGTCGCTCGGCAACACAGAGCACAAGCTCCCCATTGGAGCAGTTTGTGATCCGTGCAACAACTATCTGGGCCGCAAAGTGGAGCAGCCTCTCTTGGAGTCCCCGGCCTTCCGGCAGTTGCGGCGCGGGATGAACGTGCCGAACAAACGCGGGAAGATCCCGGAATGGGAGCATTCCCACGGTGTCTCATTGCCCGCGTATCGTTTGATGGGACGGTTCCTCGCAAAGGTCGGGTTGGAGGTGCTCGCCTTCCGAACCCTGACAGTAACTGGATGGAATACCGAGCTTGTCGGGCAGCAAGAGCTCGACCCGCTCCGTCGATTCGCCCGCTTCAACGAAGGCACGGATTGGCATTCACCTACCGAGCTCTCTACCCCGTGAACGCAGTCTTCACTGAGGATGACGTGTCCTACGAACTGCTGCACGAATTCACCGTCTTAAGGACTCCCAGCAGTGAATACTACATTGTCCTTGCCATCTTTGGCGTTGAGTTCGCCCTAAACCTCGGAGGCCGCGAACTTGACGGTTACCGGATCTGGCTTGAAGAACACGCGTACGCCTCGCCACTTTACACCGTAAAACAAACGACCACCGAGGAAATTGGATAGGGAGTTCGTCCGCGAAGAGTTCGCCTTGAGGCCATCCGGGCGAATCGTCGCCAATCCGGACATTGGCCCGGAGCGGCGTTCGAGGAGCTTCCCCCAGATTAGGAGCGACAAGCCGGCTTCCGATCTGCTTCCACTCCCTCCGGGGGCCGGCCACGACACGCCAGGCCCGGCTGCGTTAGAATCTGACTAGAGTAGTCAGAAGGAGTCGGAATGAACAAGGCACGACGACCTAAACCACGACAAGCAGCCGGCAGCGCCGCACGACAGGCCACTCCGCAGGAGTGGCAGTTACAGGAGGCGAAGGCGCGGTTCAGCGAGGTGTTTCGCTTGGCCCGGGAACAGGGTCCGCAGCGCGTGACGAAGCACGGAAGGGAAGCTGTGGTGGTCATTCCGGCCGAGGAATATGCCCGCATCACCGCGCCTCAGCGTCGTCCTGCCAGCCTTGTCCAATTCTTCGCGGCCTCACCGCTCCGTGACTCCGGCATTGACCTGGATCGAGTCCGCGATTTTGGAAGGGCGATCGATCTGTGAACGGATTCCTGCTCGACACTAACGTAATCTCCGAACTGGTGAAGCCGGAGCCTGACACGAACGTTGTCCGCTGGATCGAGGAAACGGACGAGTCCATTCTATTTCTGAGCGTCATAACCATTGGAGAGATCCGGAACGGCATCGAGCGACTCACCCCGGGGAAACGTCGAGGCCGATTGGAGTCCTGGCTGAAGATCGATTTACGAGCCCGGTTTCGGGATCGCATCCTGCCGGTGGACGAGTCTGTTGCCGAGCGATGGGGTGCATTGTCCGCCATCGCAACCGCGAACGGGAGGCCCGTGCCGGTTATCGACGGCCTGCTTGCAGCCACCGCCGTGCATCACGACCTCATGCTCGTGACCAGGAACGTACAGGATGTTGCCGGAACCACCGTGCCAACTCTGAACCCCTGGTCGTAAAGCCAGTTGAGACCATAGGTCGCGCCGGGGCCGTCAGACGATTACGCCCTGTTACCCTTGGTGTTGAGACGCTGACTGAGCGACAATAGGCAGCACGCGATGGATGCCAACCTGCTGTTTATCTGCTTCCTGACTCTAGTAATCCATGTCGTCGGGACTCTGGCATACGCCGTTCGTATCGCTGGCATCAGAACGCGGCGGGTTGCCATTTCCTTTTCCCTGTTCAATATCCTTGCGCTCGTTTCGCGAACATCGAACTCGTTCCAGGGGCCGTTTCTTGCGAAGCGAATCGAATCAAGACTGCTGGGAATACCGCTTCCGTCATCGATGCTCGCCGATTTCCGGTGGCTCCTGGCTGCCGCGACAATTGCGACGGCAGTCGGCGCCCTGTTGACTCCAACCTTTCAGCGGCTGTTCAGCTCAGCCGTTCGTCACTTCCAAACAAACCGCTCTATGCCACGCCTGATAGCAACGGCATTCAGCCGGCGTGGACTCTCCAGCTTCGTCACAAACGTGCGGGTTCCATCGCGGCAGAACCTCAAGCAGCTTGGTTCTGGAGCGGGCGTATCGGTGCTTGTCATCGGCCTGAACGTTATCGCAATGGCTCTGTGGACGCTCGGAGTATTTGCCTCGTTGTATGCTGGCTACCTCAACCCGGAGCTTCGCGTGACGTGTAGCACCTTGTCCTCCGTCATAAACGGCGTGGCTACCATCTTGATGTTCGTCTTTATCGATCCGCAGGTCTCGGTGATGACCGACGACGTGATCGAGGGGCGCATATCAGACGGACGGTTCCGTCGAGCAATAACCTCACTTCTCGGTGCGAGGTTGGCCGGGACCGTTCTGGCGCAAATCCTCTTGGTCCCGTCTTCTGCGCTCATTGTGCGGATTGCGAAAGCCATATAGCGATCGAATCGAAAGCCTTATCTCCAAAGGCGAGTCCAGGCAAGACCGCATCATCGAAGGCCCACTCCAGCGGCACTGTCCGGATCGTCAGCGATCGAGAGGTTGACCGTCCAGCCCCGACCCCGCCGGAGTAACCGGCAGCGCCAGCGATCGCGGCACGGGGAAATGTAGTCGTGCCGTTCTTCCAGAAGGTGACCAATGCTCGCCGGCGCCCAGAATACGTCCGCTCTTGCCGCTCCCGGCGGGGCACATTCTCCATCGACAAAGACGGAAGATCCTGCACCCCTTTTGGAGGAGGGCATACAAGGCGAGACGCTCGGCAAATTAGGCATCGCCTGCAACGAGCAACTGCCTGAAGGGTTTGAGGTATTGCGGCCCCTGCTCTCGACTGGTGCGTGGAATTGAGGTGAGGTACGCCTGACGACGATTCCGTCGACCGCATCTGGCTGGCTCTGGCCAAGTTGACGGACGCCCCATGCGCGGATGTGACTCGCTGAACTCCAGGTGGGCCGTCGGCAATCCGGACATTGAGCGACGAGCCCGGTCCCGCCGGCCCGGACTTCTCGTTTGTCCGCGATCCAGGAGAATCTGGACAGACCACTTGTACGACATGGCGACTTCTCGGCCGGGTGGATTGGCGGCATCGGAATGAGACAGGCCCAGTTTGTGAGACACATCCGGGGGGAAGTACAATCAGCGTATCAGGGGCTTTGCGGCTGGCCTCGCTGAATGCGTCACAATGAGTCCTTCTTATAAGCTGACGGCTGTCCTCTTCGGAATTGGCGTCACGCTTCACAATCTCGAAGAAGCGATGTATCTAGTACGCTGGGCCCGTTCTCATTTGAAACTGCGGTTCGAGCCAAATCCCAAGATATATTGGGTCTTGACCTCGTTGGTTAGCGTTATGATTTGGATTCCGATTGTTGGCGTCTGCGTTTCAAAGGAGAGCCCCCATTTTCAAAGCGCCCTGTCAGGATTTGCCCTCGCCATGGCAATCAATGCGGTGTTGCCGCACCTCGTGATCAGCTTGGTCAAGCATTCTTACTCGCCGGGAGCGGGAACGGGAATGCTGTTCAACCTGCCACTGGGCGTGTTGTTGA is a window from the uncultured Paludibaculum sp. genome containing:
- a CDS encoding sulfatase, with the protein product MKRRTFLAAATAGLLPAAAKPSPNIVLILADDLGWSDIGCYGNRDIATPNLDRLAAQGARFTQAYAACPVCSPTRGSIMTGRYPVRTGVTDWIPGRQSDPKGPIVTPHTADQLKLEDRTIAECLKPAGYRNASVGKWHLGGDGFLPTDQGFDLNIGGNHRGSPPPSGKLGSSYFGPFDLPNLKAGPGEFITEKLSEAASSFIAQNRANPYFLYLAHYTVHIPLQAHQEDIARHRARANGRYNPIYAAMRESMDQSVGRVMEAVEKSGAADNTLLMFFSDNGGLRYEGKSPSAVTDNAPLRAGKGHLYEGGIREPLIVRYPGVAKPGTVIDAPVCSVDFLPTFAEMAGQQPGDVDGVSLLPLLRGGRLKPRPLFWHYPHYSNQGGAPGSAIREGNWKLIEFHADSRRELFNLADDPGEHRNLIRRQPKIAGQLYAKLDAWRKASGAIMPTRNPNADPAWPGFQLTGEEKPTPPE
- a CDS encoding HNH endonuclease signature motif containing protein, yielding MNYWWVNQTDNWQDEFRNGYLYAGESSHAYRKSILDVRKDDLVICTHGTGKKRRIYAIGIIAADPSGKIVPRRETRAVQSIKKPAWPKGWEVPIDYDELEHSAPWAPIRHRLQGKFVAKHFTDKSAGVQGYLFPVPPETAGEILRLVSREQPPEARFATAEAISPTVFATTMAAEVMVRVGHRKWSADVKAMWGERCCATGFNVKPLLRASHIVSWSEDEYSRLDRYNGLCLSPAYDAAFDAHLITFKDDGRILLADNFSAESARQIGIDSATKIEGLLSGHLKYLERHRSTFRSKYLKP
- a CDS encoding type II toxin-antitoxin system Phd/YefM family antitoxin — protein: MNKARRPKPRQAAGSAARQATPQEWQLQEAKARFSEVFRLAREQGPQRVTKHGREAVVVIPAEEYARITAPQRRPASLVQFFAASPLRDSGIDLDRVRDFGRAIDL
- a CDS encoding type II toxin-antitoxin system VapC family toxin, translating into MNGFLLDTNVISELVKPEPDTNVVRWIEETDESILFLSVITIGEIRNGIERLTPGKRRGRLESWLKIDLRARFRDRILPVDESVAERWGALSAIATANGRPVPVIDGLLAATAVHHDLMLVTRNVQDVAGTTVPTLNPWS
- a CDS encoding lipid II flippase Amj family protein, giving the protein MDANLLFICFLTLVIHVVGTLAYAVRIAGIRTRRVAISFSLFNILALVSRTSNSFQGPFLAKRIESRLLGIPLPSSMLADFRWLLAAATIATAVGALLTPTFQRLFSSAVRHFQTNRSMPRLIATAFSRRGLSSFVTNVRVPSRQNLKQLGSGAGVSVLVIGLNVIAMALWTLGVFASLYAGYLNPELRVTCSTLSSVINGVATILMFVFIDPQVSVMTDDVIEGRISDGRFRRAITSLLGARLAGTVLAQILLVPSSALIVRIAKAI
- a CDS encoding HXXEE domain-containing protein, whose product is MSPSYKLTAVLFGIGVTLHNLEEAMYLVRWARSHLKLRFEPNPKIYWVLTSLVSVMIWIPIVGVCVSKESPHFQSALSGFALAMAINAVLPHLVISLVKHSYSPGAGTGMLFNLPLGVLLIHAQLSAHSISRVGVWREAVLYALLLAVGTFGSLYGAHAILAARRA